taaatataatatcataaagcacagtgtggactgacggacacacacatacgcagctaTGTTGATTACATAGCGAGTTAAAAAAAGATCAGTCCAGCGCAAACCTCTGATGTGCAACACGTCGTTTACTGTATCTTACTGAatcttaaaaacaccacaatagacaaataaaggagtaaatacactcaccgaagaggagccgatcccgtgcgccgacataactcactttctctctccgcctgtggcttcaaacagcgccgtgaccagtggagcgtgattggttggatttggttcgattggagtcttgaatcgattgctcatcctttgtgtcccggatgtttactctgaatatctttgaactcgtattttagcacgcgaaattttgcacgcgtattttgtgagccaaatttgaccaatcgaattcgagcaacttgaaaaaaaatcttttgaattttttaacgctcgaattttttttcattgtattttaataagcattaaattcaaaggcaacaaaattcagatgcataatttcagtgcaaaaaaaattcagagcttcaaattcaagggcaaacaaattcagtgcttcaaatacgaattcaaaatccgatggaactatttttcttccatactacaccgctcgcgcagggtcgcgcgaggtgggcggggccgcgcgctacagtcactcgcgaaagtaaaccaggcttaaacgaGCTCGTCAGACTACGTGGTCTGACGTCATCGAGCGGGAAAACGAACTGTGGGTTGAGTTGTTTTGGTGGAGGTACGTGCGACGTTAAAGATATTCGCGTTGATACAACTCAAAATACTATAACTATTTCAATTCAGTAATGATATTATAAAGGCGAATTTAGATCACTGTGGTATTTCGATGTGCTAGAAAGTATAAATATATCGGCGTCTAGCCAACTTACGAGCCCGAATGTGCTGGTTTCTTGTGAACTAACGTAGCTAAGCTCGCGGTTAGTTAGTCCAGCTAGCGTTACTGAGACACAAGGCTAAGATCTAGTTAGTGAAGGGGGCAGCTAGCACAAGTCTTGATTCGCTGTATTTGTTGTGTAAGTCCTTTTTCTGTCTGATTTGGCAGATAAACACAATACGTGACTAGCTGAAGTTGATATCTAAACCGTAAGGCACTTATTACAATAGTGTTGACATGGCATGTAGGTAGAGGTTAGATGGGTTAGCTAACATTAGCTAGCTAAATGCCCTACCACACTAATTAATAGTTAGCTGGTTGACGTTATTCCATCTATAGCTGATGTAAAGAGGATTGCAGAATATGTTATATTTTTCCATTACTAATTTAGCTTGGCTTGAAACCTCAGCTAACGACATATCAATTTCGACCAATACATAGCTAACGTTGGCTAAATTATCAGGCCTCATAATCGTCATAAAATTGCACAATATTTTGAGGTTTACGTTTGCAACGCTTAAAAATAGGTGTCTCCATGGAAGAAATGTTCATTCTATCATATTAGTCCAGAGTGTAAGGATGTAATTAAGCTATTAAGTAGAAGTTGTTTCACTGATTGTAAAGGTACGTGTGCACCGCGTCCAACGGTACAATCCAGGTTGTCGGGATGGCGATGAGAAGTGCGAGTCGAGTGGAGGTAGAGACAGAAgtcgaggaggaggagagtttTGGACCACAGCCTCTGACTCGCCTGGAGGTACAGCACTACCGATAACGCACTCGCCAGTTAAAAGTAGACCAATGTACTGTTTACTTTTGTCACGATGCAAAAGTTGCTACACAGTCCTAATATGCATCCCTGGACTGTACAGTACTCCGCCCTATGGTTAGTTCCACTAACTGACACTGTTGCTCTGTGGTTGGTTTTGTTCACTGACCATTGCTGTTCTGCTCACTTTTCAAACACTTTGTGATCACACGCATATATGGTTTTGAAAAGCACTCATGTAATCCCAGACCCAGTGCCTTTATGTGCACTAAAAGATCTGgtttgcgtgtgtgcgtgcagcaGTGTGGTATAAGTGGCAGTGACCTGAAGAAGCTGGAGGAAGCAGGTTTCCACACCATTGAAGCTGTGGCCTACGCACCCAAAAAAGAGCTCCTCAACATCAAGGGCATCAGTGAGGCGAAGGCTGATAAGATTCTGGTGAGCATGAAGATCAGGATCTCACAGATGCTACCAAGCACTGTCCAAACCACCATGGCCGAGTCTTTACAACCCAAAGCCTCCTTATGTCACGTAATTATAAATCGTGAAATATTACTTGCATTTATTTAACAAAGTGTAGATGCATTCATGTATATCTACAAAATAAGAATTAACAAACCTTGTGAACTAAAACACTTGATAgctttgaaactgctggattaGATTTTGCAGATTAGTACGCTGTTCGCTGTTAATTGTGATGTCACTCTCACTATAGATGCTGACAGTGATGCCATTCTCATGCTAGCTGGCTGTTGACAGTCATTCTCAAGTTGGCTCTCTACAGCAGTTCTAAAAAGCCAGCCAGAGTATATGGTCTGAAATGAGTCCTGCAAGTCCTTCTGCTCATTCTGTTTCTGTGCAGGGGGAGGCAGCTAAGTTGGTTCCCATGGGGTTCACAACGGCAACAGAGTTCCACCAGCGCAGAGCTGAGATCATCCAGATCACCACAGGCTCTAAAGAGCTGGACAAGCTTCTGCAAGGTGAGAGGTCTACAGGATAAATTACCTGGAGTGTAGCTGGAGTGGGGGTTTTGTGGTGTAACAGCAAAATGGAAAACTGCATACAGTTTTGCTTTCAATGACTGGGTGAAGCCTCACCTGATGGATTAGATAGCCTATGTAAATTAATGTAAATGTTATTATTTTCAGTTCCACTGAATCTTGTAACTGCATCTGAGACACCTTTCCTCCTCTctgtaggtggtattgagacaGGCTCCATCACAGAGATGTTTGGGGAGTTCCGCACAGGAAAGACACAGTTGTGCCACACTTTGGCGGTCACCTGCCAGTTGCCCATtgaccagggaggaggggagggcaAAGCCATGTATATTGACACAGAGGGCACTTTCCGGCCTGAGAGACTTCTGGCGGTAGCTGAGAGGTGAACACAGAACACCGACACCAGGGAACACTGATTGGGAGATTCAACACAATCAATCGTGGAAGTTGACAGGATTTTACTTAACAGTCTTGACTGCACTCAGTACTTTAtggtttattacatttattcatCAAATAGTGGTcaataagctttgtttagtaTTGGCGGTTGTTTTTGGACATGTGCTTGTAAGTGACGGAGGCCTGTGTAGGCTGCATATCTGGTAGGACTCTAAGGAGCAGGGAGTTGAGCGAGAGTGCTTGCCATGTTCTAGGTATGGGCTGGTGGGATCTGACGTTCTGGATAACGTCGCTTATGCTCGGGCCTTCAACACAGACCATCAGACACAGCTGCTGTACCAGGCGTCGGCTATGATGGCAGAGTCCAGGTAAACCACACTCGTGAGCGCACGTACAGATGCTGCCAGGTGAAAATTGTGCTGTGTTGCAGAATTCAAGTTTACACACGTGTAAAATCTACATTTTATACATAGAGCTGCTGAATCTGAACTTGGCTCTGATaatcctccccctctctcaggTATGCTCTGCTCATAGTGGACAGCGCCACTGCCCTGTACAGGACAGATTATTCCGGAAGAGGGGAACTGTCAGCCCGCCAGTGCCACCTCGGCCGCTTCCTCCGCATGCTGCTGCGTCTTGCTGATGAGGTGAGACCCGCACGTGCCGACGTCCTGCTGTTGACCTGCTAGCCAACATGCTGAGAACCACACTTGATGACAAGGCCACTAACCAACTCTCTTCAAACACACTTTCTTTTCTTAAAAACCTGCACTTGAGACACCATTCTAAGCATGTGAATCTCCTGAGATGACTGACCGTGATCTAGATTTGAAACTGAAAGATTAGTGTGTTTTCTTGTCTCTAGTTTGGCGTGGCTGTTGTAATCACCAATCAGGTTGTAGCTCAGGTGGATGGGGCTGCCATGTTTTCTGCAGACCCCAAGAAACCCATTGGAGGAAACATCTTAGCACATGCCTCAACGACCAGGTAAGATTCTGATCTGACAGCGACCTGACAATATATGCAACCACATTACAGTCACCTCATTATATATGAAAAGTTATTTGATGACCATGAAGCTGAATATTAAATTTAACTGTTCTTCAATCCTTCTTTCTCAGGCTATACTTGCGGAAGGGCCGAGGAGAGACTCGAATCTGTAAGATCTACGACTCCCCCTGCTTGCCTGAGGCAGAGGCTATGTTCGCCATCAACGCGGATGGAGTTGGAGATGCTAAAGACTGAGAGAGACCTAGAGCACGCACACCAGGCACCATTCATAAAGGAGACCCGGTCCTGCCTACACCAAGACTCGTGACCATCAGTTCACACCCACCACCTTTCTTGGGAGGAAAGGGCCCGTCGTCTTTCAGAAGGATGTATATCACGGTGTGGCTGTAGTGTCCTGCTGAACCTGTGGCTCACCTGACTGCTTGTTTATAGTGTCACTCTGGGACTGTGCCTTCTCACTTGTTCTGATCAGGCTGTAGGAAACGCAGCCAGCAATGACACAAACACCTCAGCTCCTTTCCATTAGTTTCCCCTCTGGTCTGAATCAAATGATGGAAAGATGTCAGATCAAAGgtcactttatttattttttacatctgTATCCAGTTACATTACATTAAATGAGTCAGGAGGGGCTGGTCTTGCATTCATATTCTCTCTCTGAAATGTCAGATAACATCATTAGTTACTGTCACTAGGATGAGGTGTGTTGACTTCCTTCCCAGTATAGGGGAACGTCATCACTGGGGGGTTTTAGCACGATTTAAGTCTAGAGCAGAACAGGCTTCTACAGACCAGGCTTTCTCATTTAGCACTACCTGGATCACAATTCATGATTTAACATGGAGGCTGGTTCTCACGTCCCAAGATCAGATACACCTGAGCAGACAAAATGGAAACCAAACTATGGCTCTGGTAATCCACAACACTGCTGTAGTGCCACCTGCAGGCTAAGTGTAAAAACAACAGATCGTTGTGCTTCGGGATGGATACATTTATTACTCCTTTATGATGTGATTCAATTATTAGGTTAATATTTGTTGAAAGAAAgggtttgtttgtatttttcttGTTTTACTTGCTTTTTGGTGACTTTTCAACTATGCTCCTGTGCATATAATACTTTAATTAAACATAAAATTTAACATTTGTTATTGGTTACAATGTTCATAAATAGTCACAAATAAAAATGTTGCTtcttaaaaaatataaaataaaaaaaaatagaacCTGTGCAGCGATTGAGACTTTCAAATTAAAATGGTAGAGCATTATTTTGTTTGCAATTAACCTGCAGTTTTCACCTTTTTTCTTTTAATAGTATAAACATGTCACAATAATGTACAATAATTCTGCTTTTACAGACCAGATGGGAGTTGTATTCATAAAAAAACCACATGGACCATACCAAGGTCTTGTAAGAATATGCACTTTACTTTTTGGTGTATGCAGAAACATTTTGCATCTGGAATATTTTACCAAAGGTTtcagaacaaaccacaaatcATTTTGTTAGATGATCAGTTAATTTGTCAGGTTTTGTGAGTCAGAAGTTTCAGAGGTCATCATTGGTTAactgaactgtgcaataaaatgTTATGTACACACGACCATTGGAATGCCTGTCCTGACACTGCAAAAATAATTACTGTAAGATTAAAATAtatgtattaaaaataaatgaataaatattgtCAACACAAAATTAATAATTTAACTCATGCTTCTGTAACTTGGATAGTAAACAGTTCCTTCATAACACTGAACACACCAATACACATCAGTGATGGTCCCCTTTATACTTGTAAATTTGGACTGACTTCTAATGTTTGATTTTAACACCAGACATAAACACAGCATAAAACATATCCAACTCTGGCCAGGAGTTCTATAGCATAGTAGAGTTCAGGTCCAACACGCCTGCCTCTACACAGATGTTACTGAAGACCTGGATTAGGAATGGAACTAATTACAGGGTGGTAGATCTTCAGGAACTGCCCCCCCCTAGACTGATCATGAATTCATGCATCTCATCTCCATAAGACTGAAGGACTAGTGAATATGTTTACATCACTAATGCAGAATTAAAATAAAGCAGGTATACATTCTTCCAGGAGACTGTTCCTATAAATCACTCCTCTCCTCACATGACTTCACTAGACCCTGCCTCAGAGCGACAGGTCTACTACGCTGTCAATCAAAACCTGCAGTTCCTCCTCCAGCATAGCGAGGCCAGTCtcctgcgggggggggggggggggggggcagagatcTTGTCACTTGTGGCTGCATGTTATAAAAGTCTAGCAACAAAATCATAAAACATTCAAATGTTTTTGCTGCGTCCCATTGTCAAACTCACCAAGCCTCTGTGTGTAAAGTATGTACTATATTCTACTCCTTAATCTCTAGTGTCATGTATGAATACTTCAATTAAATATGTTCTTAAATCCACCAATAGCCCCACTTCATCCTTCCTGTGGTGCATAGTAGGGCTTGAACTAGGACGTGTCCTCTACAGAGCACTAGCTATTTCAGCAAATATGGTCTAAATCCTCAAGATATAACTGATTTTGTCATTACAGGTACAGTATGGAAATATGCAATTTCTTGCCTTGTTTATCAGGTGTGGGCACATTTAAAGCCTAACTATAACGAGACTCAAACAACAACTAAACAGGAAAAGGGCCCAAGTGCCCAGAACTCTAAGAGGACTGTACTCAGGCAGGCTGTACCTGAGAGGGAAGAGCCCTGGTAGGATAGGCATTATTTGGGAACATAGGCTGTACCTGGTGGCACTTGGCAGGCATATTCAGTGCCAACTGTGCCCAGTTCCTGGCCTCAGAATGGTTCCCCAGCTCTTTATGACACTGAAAACCCACATAAAGTTAAAGATTACAAATGATGGGTGGATTATATTCAATGTTACTAATTTTGCGAGTCTAACATATACAGACAGGATGTGTGTTGAAGTCTTTAAGGTGTTTAGTTTAAAGGTTTCATCAATAATACCCTGCTTTTAAAACTCCACAATAATCTCAACACATAACTGACATATCTTTTTTGGAAGTTCTTCTCAGCATGTTAGCTTTTCCAACAGTTAGATGAAGTGATTTTTGGCAAATCTGTTACCTTGGCAATGTACAGCCTCACAGTTTTGGAAAAACCTGGGTTGAGCTCTTCAGCCTTAACacaaaaaccaaaaacacacagcactttAAACAGCATTCACATCAAAGAGACTGTATGCCACAGTTCCATTAGGTACCAGGAGAGGAGGGCTGATCTAGGATCAGTTTTTGTAACTGAGATTACAGTAAAACCAAGTGGGCCTCATCTCACATCAACAATTCTACTCCTACTCTGAGCAAATGCCTGACcagcataataataaaaaaattaagatAGCAATCAATTAAATACTTTTTGATAATAGTAGTAGTTAgtattgtaaaaataaatacaatttttactataataatagtaataatagtgtTACTAATACTAATAATCCTCTTATTTCCCTCCCGTGGCTAAAGGACTTTTGGAATGACCTTCAGGAAGTTCTCCAGTGCCTCGTTTAgagtggaggtgagaggagTCTCATACAGGGCAGCTGCAGCCTTCTTCTCCATCCAGGTCAGGTTGCTCACCTGGGAGGGTTAtgggtggagtggaggggaAGAGTGGGGGTGTGAAAAAGGGCAAGAGCAAAagtgagaagtgtgtgtgatagcaaccatgtgtagatgtgatactgggtgtgtgatggaggcCGTGTGTAGGTGTAACACTGGGTCTGTGATAGCGACTGTGTGGGTGTGACACCGGGccatgtgtgggtgagtgttgaTGTAAGGCGCACCTCAAAGCACCAGCGGCCCAGCAGGTAGAAACAGAGCGGATCATCATTCTGGAAGACCAGAGCCCTGTCTAGGTGTTCCTGGAGAACAAGACCAGGTGATGGGGTCACACATTACACCCACCACCAACACAGATACTTAATCAGCGCTTCCAAACCCCCAGCCTTCATCGAGTGTGTGTCTAAgtgtagaaacacacacttgtatCAGCCATTCTGCACCGTGGTCTAGAATAAAGCCCCATTTGCAGCAGATTAAGCTCACAGTCAGGCTTTCAGAGTTTTTACGTTTTTATCCTGTcttgctctttctgttttttctgaacatttttgaaaaaaatatcaATTGATCTTAGAACTGTTCTTAAGAgaaaaaacatttagtctttttaATTACAGTTTGTTGCAACAGCTTTAATGTTCTTGACTGGGTTGGACTGCACCACTGTACAGCTGTGCTCTGGAGAGTCTGGGGAGTCTGGAGAGGTGATGTCACCACAACGCTCTCACCTTCAAGATATGACAGCTCTTCAGTTTACCATGCATGCTCTCATACTGAGACGACTGGCTGGTCAGAATGGCAAACCTGTCAGAGAGAAAGTGCGTGCGCGTGACAGAGGGCACCAGTCATTACACATTAAAACTGTAAGAGTCCAATTGTTAGAATAAAATCACAATGTTAATCTAGGAAGATGGTCATGTTCTTTAAGCATGGACTACAAATGCCATGATTACGCACTCCGATCACCGCTGGCAACTAGCTGATCTCCTGCTCCTATCCAATTCCTCTAAGCATTTTTTAGAACTTTTCTTTCGTTCTttttgtttcacacacacacacacacacacacacacacacacacacacacacacacagctgcactgtGGGCTGAACAAGGGGCTCCACAACACAATCACAACATATATGTGTATTACTGCGTGCGTACAAACTgtacaaaatgtgtgtgtgtgtgtgtgtgtaggtgtgcacGTACTttcatgtgtgtgactgtgcgtgtctgcatgcatgtctttgtgtgtgtgtgttgctcaccACTTATGGCACTCGGCGTTCAGCCCACTCCTCTGGAGCGCCGCCTCTGCCTCATCTTGCCctgcaaggtcaaaggtcagattTGCCAGAACCAAAAGATTTTACTGAATCCAAGTGCAGATGTTACAAAgtaaatgatgaatgaatgaatgaaatgttttaaatgaaaaaaGCTTGTTAATAACATGTTGCCATAGCAGCACAGCTGTCTTGAATGTAGTCTGGTTTGTCAGCAGTTTTTTCAGCTACCTTAGTAGCGATAAGTTGTAAATGAATGTGTAGACTATCAATTAGGAAGGTTACATGGGTGCTCTTTGGTCTGGTGGTCAGAGCTCATGTTTACCTCCTGTTGGACCTGGGTTCATGTCCTGGGTAGGATGGCTTTGTTACAAAGTGTGTATATGAACTTATTGAGGTTATTAAAGTTTTGGAATATATATAGGTGATGTTTGTTAGTAAACTCCTGAAATGTCTATGAAGTGCAGGGTTGGTGAAATATGTCTGAATAGTGTGTACGTATGTACAACAATGTgttgaagcgtgtgtgtgtatgtgtgtgtgtgtgtgtgtgtgtgggttaccTTGGTCTATATAACCCCGCCTCTCTTCCTTATCCTCAACAGTCTCACACATATCATTGTAGGCTCGGGCCAGTCTCCACAGAAATTCCACACTGTCActatactgaacacacacacacacacactcatgacaTCTACATCATAAGTGCTGCATTAAGTTCCTTATCAAACAACTAAACGAATGTCAGAGTAACAACTGAAACACATTTCTAAGGCAGGAACACAGTACAGTAGATGGTTTATGCAACATAAATTTTTATATAAAGCACATCACCTTGCTGTGTTCAATATTACCATTTCATAAAATCACTTTTACAAACATCATGCTTTGCAACCTTTGCAACCtactttattttttaaatgtttttttttcatttctgaTCTCTGTGGAATCAACATTTTACAACAGAAATTATCTAAAATTgaaccctcaccctctcacttaACCTGAGCTGTGTGatgtccctaaccctaaccctctcaaTTAACCTGAGCTGTGTGCTGACCCTAACCCTCTCACTTAACCTGAACTGTGTGCTGACCCTAACCCTCTCACTTAACCTGAACTGTGTGCTGACCCTAACCCTCTCAATTAACCTGAGCTGTGTGCTGACCCTAACCCTCTCACTTAACCTGAACTGTGTGCTGACCCTAACCCT
The window above is part of the Brachyhypopomus gauderio isolate BG-103 chromosome 9, BGAUD_0.2, whole genome shotgun sequence genome. Proteins encoded here:
- the rad51 gene encoding DNA repair protein RAD51 homolog 1; amino-acid sequence: MAMRSASRVEVETEVEEEESFGPQPLTRLEQCGISGSDLKKLEEAGFHTIEAVAYAPKKELLNIKGISEAKADKILGEAAKLVPMGFTTATEFHQRRAEIIQITTGSKELDKLLQGGIETGSITEMFGEFRTGKTQLCHTLAVTCQLPIDQGGGEGKAMYIDTEGTFRPERLLAVAERYGLVGSDVLDNVAYARAFNTDHQTQLLYQASAMMAESRYALLIVDSATALYRTDYSGRGELSARQCHLGRFLRMLLRLADEFGVAVVITNQVVAQVDGAAMFSADPKKPIGGNILAHASTTRLYLRKGRGETRICKIYDSPCLPEAEAMFAINADGVGDAKD